One stretch of Podospora bellae-mahoneyi strain CBS 112042 chromosome 2, whole genome shotgun sequence DNA includes these proteins:
- a CDS encoding hypothetical protein (COG:I; EggNog:ENOG503NV76) yields the protein MTAILAHETDPSPEGAANSSALLKTAETGKARICAIFGGQGHNNLTALSDLRDLVERHGPNLRTLTENASSTLSQLSSQPHKSDFHKELGFHLQDWLDNSELAPSEDRLALSPISFPLNTLLSLAQYCITCQALGKRPGQLRDLLHAVTGHSQGLLAAVVVAKANSWSSFYQASDEALRISFWIGLESHYATPPCALPAAAIADCVEHEEGYPSAMLAVSGLSQDQLTLRLERTNRGLGNGNSVHIALVNSKEKFVLAGPPGSLRSLCVQLRQIKARDGLDQTRVLYCRRKPTIGVQFLPISSPYHSPYLIDVDASVRSHLLELALTRGDFAIPVYHTHTAQNLQESQSDDLLRTIIRTITVDTVDWVQVTHTLSSTGTTHVLDFGPGQIGSLINEQSEGTGLRVIQVSDRSVSGGPSGRDELLSLTLPWAPLSWKDQFAPSLVVDEDGVTRLETRMTKLFGAPPVMVAGMTPTTVAWDFVATVINSGYHIELAGGGYRDEQGFEHALRTLAAAISPQRGITCNLLYANPKTISWQISVLRNLAGDGVAINGITIGAGIPSAEVVKEYIESIPGLRHISFKPGSVGAIKEVIAISQQYPEFCIGLQWTGGRAGGHHSWEDFHQPLLTMYGQIRRSPNIVLIVGSGLGCGNDTLPLLTGEWAHKFGHPPMPVDGVLLGSRMMVAKEAHTSPQAKELIIRARGVEDDEWHKSFDKPTGGVITVESEMGQPIHVLATRGMMLWKEFDQSIFSIKDKTKRLEYLRHHKDEIADRLNQDYFRPWFAVDCSGKSIELGDMTYSSVLRRLCQLMYVHHQDRWIDESYRVLVQEFILLAHERFGHDSDVGSTDSRPDDIVQLFEQTLGTGASETLYPEDVSLLLALFRRRGQKPVPFIPVLDEHFITWFKKDSLWQSEDIDAVVGQEAERVCVIQGPVAVRHCTVLDESAKDILDSICQAHVWMMLERGYKPTPMSLVTKTTAPMTPNLPVIAGVLSTTHGVTYRVELTKDFKILETERLIKHIVNVAGSWAEKCLEDDWIFRGTSRCQNPIKTAFLPVARDTIEMRRATEDSCFNEIVLSPGSSTANNPRTSLKITHNRIGDIVVTLILSPSAATKRVTEVKFPLKVHQGLKGCRLYENASTHTATVKSLYHRLWIHDVFPGPPQVAGLSSEFTGNEMILCEQSIYDYINVIRRSSGAQLRSWNPSGLLIPLDYCIVVAWTALTKPLLIPGLNCNLLRLLHRSISFRYAPSARPLQVGDTVQAFSRITAVVTTATGKLVKISADIRRQGERVVTIETEFFLRGEQGGAEEQFTSVREPEAVVHVDSPVKNALLISRKWLIFDEQPPDLIGQRLRFKLTTHTIHDNENGNALLQVSGVVTLAEPSDTSAPIQLGRVYFEQDSCLGNPVMDFLRRHGSPLTARQQLENPGWTGVPPILVHAPAESAPYAAVSHDTNPIHVCPLFARYAGLHGTVVHGMHTSAIVRRAVEWAIGDTDRTRFKGWQASFEAMVRPKDRLRVEIQHVAVEDGRMILNIQTFNDETGERVLAAEADVEQPGTAYVFCGQGGQEKGMGMSLYATRPEAKALWDRAEDHLRMHYGFSLRHIVQDNPKTLTVYFGGSRGRHIRNMYLGMTRRVLTAGGDSREEPILRGLTIRSKSYTFSHSTGLLMSTQFAQPALVVMEMAEYVHLRTRGVVQTGARFAGHSLGEYAALGACTSFMQFESLLSLIYYRGLKMQNALPREAGDRTDYSMVAVDPSRISPVFGEDHLQALVQVIAEETGLLLETVNYNIRSQQYVCAGHFQPLWILGKACDDLSTKPEPERLDITTLRGLVRGLIPRAQLFSSSDALRRGKATIPLTGIDIPFHSRALRPQIDDYRDYLSQSIHVADIRPEELVGRWIPNVVGRPFSVEREYIEMVQRVTGSGVLLRLLKQMKE from the exons ATGACTGCAATCTTGGCCCACGAAACCGACCCTTCCCCAGAGGGCGCAGCGAACTCGTCTGCTCTCCTCAAAACTGCAGAAACCGGCAAGGCTCGAATATGTGCCATCTTTGGTGGCCAGGGCCACAATAATCTGACTGCATTGAGTGACCTCAGGGACTTGGTCGAGCGTCATGGACCGAACCTCAGGACTCTAACGGAAAATGCATCGTCAACATTGTCCCAGCTGTCATCACAACCACACAAGAGCGACTTTCACAAGGAGTTAGGTTTCCATCTCCAAGACTGGCTCGACAATTCAGAGTTGGCACCCTCCGAAGATCGCCTTGCTCTTTCTCCCATCAGCTTCCCTCTCAACACCCTACTCAGTCTGGCACAATACTGCATCACATGCCAGGCTCTCGGCAAGCGTCCTGGCCAACTCAGGGATCTGCTTCATGCTGTAACCGGTCACTCACAAGGGCTTCTGGCAGCCGTGGTCGTTGCCAAAGCAAATAGTTGGTCGTCATTCTATCAAGCCTCCGATGAAGCTCTCCGCATCTCCTTTTGGATTGGTTTGGAGTCCCACTACGCTACTCCTCCTTGCGCCCTCCCTGCTGCGGCTATTGCAGATTGCGTCGAACATGAAGAGGGCTATCCGTCGGCCATGCTGGCCGTCTCAGGTCTGAGTCAAGACCAGCTCACACTACGTTTGGAAAGGACCAACAGAGGGCTCGGCAATGGCAACTCAGTACATATTGCTCTGGTAAACTCAAAGGAGAAGTTCGTTCTCGCAGGTCCACCTGGGTCACTTCGTAGCCTGTGCGTCCAACTTCGACAGATCAAGGCTCGCGACGGATTGGACCAGACCAGAGTTTTGTACTGTAGGCGCAAACCGACCATTGGCGTACAGTTCCTCCCGATATCCAGCCCCTATCACAGCCCATATCTGATTGATGTGGACGCCAGCGTGCGGTCCCATCTGCTGGAGTTGGCCCTCACCCGCGGTGACTTCGCTATACCGGTTTACCATACACATACGGCGCAGAATCTCCAGGAATCTCAGTCGGACGACTTACTCCGCACCATCATTCGTACCATAACGGTGGACACGGTCGACTGGGTCCAGGTCACGCACACTCTCAGCTCGACCGGCACCACACACGTGCTAGACTTTGGACCGGGCCAGATTGGCAGTCTGATAAACGAGCAAAGTGAAGGCACTGGCCTGCGAGTGATCCAAGTGTCAGACAGGTCTGTCTCGGGTGGACCGAGCGGCCGCGACGAGTTATTATCTCTAACATTGCCATGGGCGCCTCTCAGCTGGAAGGATCAGTTTGCCCCGAGTCTGGTTGTGGATGAGGACGGTGTGACCCGGCTAGAGACAAGAATGACCAAACTCTTTGGCGCCCCTCCTGTCATGGTCGCTGGTATGACACCAACGACCGTCGCCTGGGACTTTGTGGCCACGGTGATCAACTCCGGCTACCATATCGAGCTCGCTGGCGGTGGCTACCGGGACGAACAGGGGTTCGAACATGCCCTCCGTacccttgctgctgccattTCTCCGCAACGAGGTATCACTTGCAACCTGCTCTACGCCAATCCCAAAACAATTTCCTGGCAGATATCCGTATTGCGCAACTTAGCGGGTGATGGAGTTGCCATCAACGGTATCACCATTGGCGCAGGCATACCCTCAGCAGAGGTGGTCAAAGAATACATCGAATCCATCCCAGGCTTGCGGCATATTTCATTCAAGCCCGGCTCCGTCGGGGCAATTAAGGAGGTGATTGCTATTTCACAGCAGTACCCAGAGTTCTGTATCGGGTTGCAATGGACCGGTGGTCGAGCTGGCGGCCACCACTCTTGGGAGGACTTCCACCAACCACTCCTGACCATGTACGGCCAGATAAGGAGATCTCCTAACATTGTCTTAATAGTTGGCAGCGGTCTCGGCTGCGGCAATGACACATTGCCGCTGTTGACCGGCGAATGGGCTCACAAGTTTGGGCACCCGCCCATGCCAGTGGATGGCgttctcctcggcagccGCATGATGGTGGCCAAGGAAGCCCACACTTCGCCCCAAGCCAAAGAGCTAATAATTAGGGCGCGAGGAGTCGAAGACGATGAGTGGCACAAGTCTTTCGACAAACCTACGGGCGGCGTGATAACCGTCGAGTCGGAAATGGGCCAGCCCATTCATGTTCTCGCCACGCGTGGGATGATGCTGTGGAAGGAATTTGATCAGAGCATCTTTtccatcaaggacaagaccAAGCGCCTTGAGTATCTCCGCCACCACAAGGATGAGATTGCGGATCGTCTGAACCAAGACTACTTCCGCCCATGGTTCGCTGTCGATTGCAGTGGCAAGAGCATTGAATTGGGAGATATGACCTATTCGAGCGTTTTACGTCGGCTGTGTCAGCTCATGTATGTTCACCACCAGGATCGATGGATTGATGAGTCTTATCGGGTTCTGGTACAAGAATTCATCCTTCTGGCACACGAAAGGTTTGGGCATGATTCGGATGTGGGTTCTACTGATTCACGGCCGGATGATATTGTTCAACTATTTGAGCAGACACTGGGAACTGGTGCCTCCGAAACACTGTATCCCGAGGACGTCTCTCTACTTCTGGCACTCTTTCGTCGCCGAGGCCAGAAGCCGGTGCCTTTTATCCCGGTGCTCGACGAACACTTTATCACTTGGTTCAAGAAGGATTCCCTGTGGCAGTCCGAGGACATTGATGCCGTCGTTGGCCAAGAGGCCGAGCGCGTCTGCGTGATTCAAGGGCCAGTTGCCGTTCGACACTGCACCGTCTTGGATGAGTCCGCCAAAGACATACTCGACTCCATTTGCCAGGCGCATGTTTGGATGATGCTGGAAAGGGGATACAAGCCCACACCCATGAGCTTGGTTACAAAAACTACAGCACCGATGACGCCTAACCTGCCCGTGATTGCTGGAGTCCTGTCGACAACTCATGGCGTAACATATCGGGTGGAACTGACTAAGGATTTCAAAATTTTGGAGACCGAGAGACTCATCAAGCACATAGTCAATGTTGCTGGGTCATGGGCAGAAAAGTGCCTGGAAGACGACTGGATTTTCAGGGGTACTTCTCGTTGCCAAAATCCGATCAAGACAGCATTCCTCCCCGTTGCTCGTGATACGATTGAGATGAGACGGGCGACTGAGGACTCATGTTTTAACGAGATTGTTCTCAGTCCGGGTTCTTCAACAGCGAACAACCCACGTACCAGTCTCAAAATTACCCACAACCGCATCGGAGATATCGTCGTCACACTCATCCTTTCTCCCTCTGCCGCCACGAAACGGGTGACCGAAGTAAAGTTCCCGCTCAAGGTTCACCAGGGGCTCAAGGGCTGCAGGCTCTACGAGAATGCTTCGACACACACCGCGACGGTAAAGTCTTTATACCACCGGCTGTGGATTCACGATGTTTTTCCAGGTCCTCCTCAAGTTGCGGGATTGAGCTCCGAGTTCACCGGAAACGAAATGATTCTCTGTGAGCAGAGTATCTATGATTACATCAATGTCATCCGAAGAAGCAGCGGAGCACAGCTTCGTTCGTGGAACCCCAGTGGTCTTCTTATTCCTCTCGACTACTGCATCGTTGTGGCGTGGACTGCTCTCACCAAGCCCCTTCTGATCCCAGGTTTGAACTGCAATCTACTGCGGCTTCTTCACCGGTCGATATCCTTTCGTTACGCTCCATCCGCCAGGCCGCTGCAGGTTGGGGATACGGTACAGGCATTTTCGCGCATCACGGCGGTGGTCACGACAGCGACGGGAAAGTTGGTCAAAATCTCTGCAGATATCCGAAGGCAAGGTGAGCGGGTGGTCACCATCGAGACAGAATTCTTCTTGCGGGGTGAACAAGGAGGCGCCGAGGAACAGTTCACCTCAGTGAGAGAGCCGGAGGCGGTGGTACATGTTGACTCGCCCGTCAAGAATGCCCTTCTGATAAGCCGGAAATGGTTGATATTTGACGAACAGCCGCCCGACCTGATTGGACAGCGACTCAGGTTCAAACTCACCACTCACACCATACACGACAACGAGAATGGGAATGCCTTGCTGCAGGTGTCCGGCGTCGTGACTCTGGCAGAGCCGAGCGACACTTCAGCCCCTATCCAACTCGGCCGAGTGTATTTTGAACAAGACTCTTGCCTCGGTAATCCAGTCATGGATTTTCTCCGCCGACATGGATCACCTCTCACTGCTCGACAACAGCTGGAGAATCCAGGATGGACGGGTGTCCCACCAATTCTTGTACATGCACCCGCCGAAAGCGCCCCTTACGCAGCTGTTTCGCATGACACAAACCCAATACACGTGTGCCCCTTGTTTGCTCGATATGCTGGTCTTCATGGGACAGTGGTTCATGGGATGCACACGTCAGCGATTGTCCGTCGAGCAGTCGAATGGGCTATAGGAGATACGGACCGGACCCGGTTCAAAGGCTGGCAGGCAAGCTTTGAGGCCATGGTACGACCAAAGGACAGGTTGAGAGTCGAGATACAACATGTTGCTGTGGAGGATGGCAGGATGATTCTCAATATACAGACCTTCAACGACGAAACGGGGGAAAGGGTGCTCGCTGCCGAAGCAGATGTTGAGCAGCCTGGCACCGCATATGTTTTTTGCGGCCAAGGAGGTCAGGAAAAAGGCATGGGCATGTCACTTTACGCCACGAGGCCCGAGGCAAAAGCGCTGTGGGATCGAGCAGAGGATCATCTGAGAATGCACTACGGGTTCTCGCTCAGGCATATCGTTCAAGACAATCCCAAGACGCTCACCGTCTACTTTGGAGGCAGCCGTGGACGACACATTCGAAATATGTATCTCGGAATGACCCGACGAGTTTTGACAGCTGGCGGGGACAGCAGAGAGGAGCCAATTCTGCGCGGCCTGACAATACGGTCGAAGTCGTACACATTCTCCCACTCGACTGGTCTTCTCATGTCAACACAGTTCGCACAACCAGCATTAGTTGTCATGGAGATGGCAGAATATGTACATTTGCGGACCAGAGGCGTTGTTCAGACAGGCGCACGCTTTGCAGGACATTCACTTGGCGAATATGCCGCTCTGGGGGCTTGCACGTCGTTCATGCAATTTGAGAGCCTGCTATCGCTCATATACTACCGCGGGTTGAAGATGCAGAATGCCTTGCCCCGTGAGGCAGGTGACAGGACGGATTACAGCatggttgctgttgatccTTCACGAATCAGCCCAG TCTTCGGGGAGGATCACCTGCAAGCCCTGGTGCAAGTGATCGCAGAGGAAACAGGCCTCTTGTTAGAAACAGTAAACTACAACATTCGCTCCCAGCAGTATGTCTGCGCCGGTCAT TTCCAACCGCTTTGGATCCTCGGCAAAGCCTGTGATGACCTCTCGACAAAACCTGAACCGGAAAGGCTTGACATAACCACACTCAGGGGCTTGGTGCGCGGTCTTATTCCCCGTGCTCAACTTTTCTCCAGCTCAGACGCTCTTAGACGTGGAAAGGCCACTATCCCTCTGACGGGTATCGACATCCCTTTCCACTCAAGGGCTCTACGGCCGCAGATTGATGACTATCGGGACTATTTGTCGCAGAGCATTCATGTTGCGGACATCAGGCcggaggagttggtgggCCGGTGGATCCCGAATGTGGTGGGTAGGCCTTTttcggtggagagggagtatATCGAGATGGTTCAGAGGGTTACTGGGAGTGgggtgctgttgaggttgttgaagcaGATGAAGGAATAG
- a CDS encoding hypothetical protein (EggNog:ENOG503NXRB; COG:Q) encodes MGPLLLLVGLVFLYPLYHVIYNLFFHPLASYPGPLLWRASSFPWKLTLLRGTMHHDLMRFHQKYGDTVRLKPDEISYANAQAWKDIHAHVPGRPEFLKDPVRLPLAPNGIMSILVSDTRNHARFRSLFGHAFSDKGLRVQEANIIRYADLLVDVLREVADTDSAIEMVRYYNMGIFDSIGALSFGESFNSLADRTLHPWVDAIHKNLKSVAISHVLRSMGVEFLTPYVLPEELRGKRAENYKYAIEKVNRRLQKTGDQGDFWDRVIVKSSDGNESGQGMSQGEMLNNAAVMVVAGSETTSSVLCGATFLMCKYVKFHKAAHEVRSAFKRSEDITLLTVSPLPYLTAVIDETLRMYPAVPGQPPRVVPAGGAMVCGKFIPQGMRVGISHIGTYYADYNFTKPYEFIPERFINKDDPMFANDNYAAYQPWSVGVRNCIGRNLAYAELRLTLAKLLWHFDLVLDEAKTGDFLDQKIWSIWAKRELYVKLYSRKD; translated from the exons ATGGGTCCACTGCTGCTCTTGGTTGGACTGGTGTTCCTTTACCCCCTTTACCATGTCATCTACaatctcttcttccaccccttgGCCTCCTACCCCGGCCCCCTTCTCTGGCGGGCAAGCTCCTTCCCGTGGAAGCTCACACTCCTCCGCGGGACCATGCATCACGATCTGATGCGATTCCATCAAAAGTACGGCGACACCGTCCGCCTCAAGCCCGATGAAATCAGCTACGCAAACGCCCAAGCCTGGAAAGACATCCACGCACACGTCCCAGGCCGTCCGGAATTTCTCAAAGACCCCGTTCGCCTCCCCCTGGCACCCAACGGCATCATGAGCATCCTCGTCTCCGACACCAGAAACCACGCCCGCTTCCGCAGCTTGTTCGGCCACGCTTTCAGCGACAAAGGCCTGCGCGTCCAAGAGGCAAACATCATCCGCTATGCCGACCTCCTGGTCGATGTCCTCCGGGAAGTCGCCGACACGGACTCAGCCATCGAAATGGTGCGGTACTACAACATGGGCATTTTCGACTCGATCGGCGCCCTCTCCTTTGGCGAGTCCTTCAACAGCCTGGCCGATCGAACCCTCCACCCCTGGGTCGACGCGATCCACAAAAACCTCAAGAGCGTGGCCATCTCGCACGTCTTGCGGAGCATGGGAGTCGAGTTCCTCACCCCTTACGTCCTCCCCGAAGAACTGCGGGGGAAGCGCGCCGAGAATTACAAGTACGCCATCGAAAAGGTCAACCGCCGGCTCCAAAAGACGGGCGACCAGGGTGACTTTTGGGATCGCGTTATCGTCAAGAGCAGCGACGGGAACGAGTCCGGCCAGGGGATGAGCCAGGGGGAGATGCTCAACAATGCCGCCGTGATGGTCGTTGCCGGGTCAGAGACGACATCCTCCGTCCTCTGCGGCGCCACATTTCTCATGTGCAAATACGTCAAGTTCCACAAGGCAGCGCACGAGGTCCGCTCGGCGTTCAAGAGGTCGGAGGATATCACCCTGTTGACTGTCTCCCCTCTGCCTTACCTCACTGCTGTCATTGACGAGACCCTTCGCATGTACCCCGCCGTTCCGGGCCAACCACCGCGCGTCGTGCCCGCGGGAGGAGCCATGGTTTGTGGCAAATTCATCCCTCAGGGC ATGCGCGTCGGTATAAGCCACATCGGCACGTATTACGCCGACTACAACTTCACCAAGCCTTACGAATTCATCCCCGAACGCTTCATCAACAAGGATGATCCGATGTTTGCCAACGACAATTACGCCGCTTACCAGCCGTGGTCTGTCGGGGTGCGCAACTGCATCGGGCGCAACCTTGCCTACGCCGAGCTGCGCTTGACACTGGCCAAGTTGCTGTGGCATTTTGACCTTGTGCTGGACGAGGCCAAGACTGGAGACTTTCTGGACCAGAAGATCTGGTCCATctgggcgaagagggagCTGTATGTCAAGCTGTACTCTCGCAAGGACTGA